A region from the Aphis gossypii isolate Hap1 chromosome 1, ASM2018417v2, whole genome shotgun sequence genome encodes:
- the LOC114125315 gene encoding uncharacterized protein LOC114125315, with protein MRFASCAVLAVLPFCLNAAVVVSGDNNYLEEPPQHSTASGNWALVTRIADECAKDADTAACIAVKTAAALERAARTAGSVQVLPGLTVLKNADEGSSTQRDSRALPTEEELRGQLQEQPSKVTDMVVNSAIRFLQSRTLQLKFPQTNPEELSRAIEEGRGKLKKKVMPILGFLAVKIVAILPILLGIIGFFALKALVFGKLALLIAGVMAFQKYASASGGFGKIADTWSAGNVQAAPWAAPAAPSTNAGGYYRRSMQEAQQMAYNGQVQPSAQTIA; from the exons atgCGTTTCGCGAGTTGCGCCGTATTGGCCGTGTTGCCGTTCTGCTTGAATGCCGCCGTCGTTGTGTCCGGTGACAACAACTACCTGGAAGAACCACCACAACATTCAACTGCAAGTGGAAACTGGGCATTGGTAACTAGGATAGCTGACGAGTGCGCCAAGGATGCCGATACAGCAGCTTGCATTGCTGTCAAAACCGCAGCTGCCCTCGAAAGGGCCGCCAGAACTGCTGGTTCCGTTCAAGTGTTGCCTGGTCTGACCGTGCTTAAGAACGCCGACGAAGGATCTTCAACTCAGCGAGACTCACGTGCCCTTCCCACTGAGGAAGAGCTCCGTGGACAACTGCAAGAGCAACCTTCTAAGGTCACCGACATGGTCGTCAACTCAGCCATCAGATTCCTCCAATCTAGGACCCTGCAACTGAAGTTCCCACAAACCAACCCCGAAGAGCTGTCTCGTGCTATCGAAGAAG GTCGTGGAAAACTCAAGAAGAAGGTGATGCCCATTCTAGGATTTTTAGCCGTCAAGATCGTTGCCATTTTGCCCATTCTTTTGGGAATCATCGGTTTCTTCGCACTCAAGGCATTGGTATTCGGCAAGTTGGCCCTACTCATCGCCGGAGTGATGGCATTCCAAAAGTACGCTAGTGCATCAGGTGGATTTGGTAAGATCGCTGACACATGGAGCGCCGGTAACGTTCAGGCTGCCCCGTGGGCCGCTCCCGCCGCCCCCAGCACCAACGCTGGTGGATACTACAGACGAAGCATGCAAGAAGCTCAACAAATGGCATACAATGGACAAGTACAGCCGTCCGCTCAGACTATCGCGTAA